Genomic segment of Eupeodes corollae chromosome 2, idEupCoro1.1, whole genome shotgun sequence:
aaatgtcaacaaacaaaataaatttgcttcTGGAAGGATTACCATGGGTTATAACAACATCGAAGCAAGCCCAACGTAAtacagacgaagctgaagcgtgtttgtgtttcagccattagtgtcttttaaataaaaggctTGTTGATGCCTAGAGACAAGAGATGACGTTTTGaaattagttattattttttccaccaGAACTATAAGAGGACAAGCATAGCTTAGGAGGTGGAACAACTTGTAAGTGGAGTTAAGTCCAGTGTGGTTAAGGTAAGACCTAGAACAGAGTTTGGAAACTTTAAATGGTCACCTAAGAACTCGACAATGTTGTAATGGCATGgaaatcttttaattttcgaatttgAGTATTGaggttttgtaaaattattccCGATCTGCTACGGCTCAGAACATTAAAAACTATGATTTCAATACTGCAGTATTTATTCGGGTGAACTCATAACACAGGCAATTTTCAACCGATTGACTTGAACTTCTGAATGCATCTTAAAAATCCATTCTTTTTGCAAATTCCTATGATTTTTTTATGTCGCATAGTTAATTTGTTATTCAGCATTTTGTAGGAAAATGTGTAACTTTTCACCTTAGTTGTGCGATATTtatccaaaaatcaaaaatttacaaaaatctaCGTAAATCTTTGTCAGTTATTTCAtgtgaaaaaaactttcataGCGTCATTTCCATTAAAATATAAGTCAAATGacacttacaaaaataaaacgtcatCAAAAAGAACCTACATATCcgcaattttgaaataaactatTAGCTGTCGGTGAAATTTATAGTAAAATTTCCGTTGTggtaattttgatttaatttgtattatatcTAAAGAAAATCCACAAAATCACATTCTTTCATTATCTAGGGTAACGTAACACCCTTAACTTAATTTTGGATaattctattcaaaaataaatatttattgagcctttcttaattcaaaaccaaacataatttactttttaaactaACAAATTGTTTCcatgataaattttaaatcaaaacttctATAATTTGCATCACCCATTAATGATTTAATTCATGGCAATGCCttaatttgacagttcttttattTCGGAGTGGCTGTAAATGGACGCCAAATCAGCCAATCATGATCAATGGCGGACAGCAAAGGTTTTCTATTGGAGATTGCAGCACGACAGCCAATACGATTATTGGTCTCTGGTCGATTTTTGTTGATCATCGCCTCTCATTGGACAACCAAATAGGAAAACATTCAAAATCCAGCACGTGCACTTTATTGTTTTgatgcaaaataagcccaaaGTCAAtgtgcaacaaacaaaacaacactaACCAAAAGTGCGTACGAATATTTTTCACCTAAAAAACTTCCTCGCAACTCGAAGCAATGGCATACTTTGCCTTGTGACGACTACGCGACAAACGATACAATCCCAAGAGAAAAACGCTCCAACAACGGTTCCCATAGTACTCCAACCGAACCAACCGTCTAAATTCAAAAAAGCTTTAACAACACTTGGACAAATTTTCCCCACAACAACACCCCACAGCCACAAAGTAAGTAAAACTCATTCAAATAGAAGTAAAATAACCTAATTAACCCCTGAGTTTGTTGAGCAGACTTGCAATGGAACACTCAATCACTGTAACCCCAATCAAAGTTGAAGTACCTGACAGTGCAGTTGAGCCATCGGTCTCGTCTTCGAGCGGCGAACGAGTGAGAAATTCGAAGCTTGCCAACCTGCGAAAGAAAATCCCGACAATCGAAACCTTCTGGCCGACAGTCTTGGAGGAAGTAAGAAGCATACAGCAGGTAGATGCAAAGCACCAAGCACTGCCTCTGGcccgaataaaaaaaattatgaaactgGACGAGAACACACGAATGATTGCGGCCGAAGCGCCTCTGCTCTTTGCTAAGGCTTGCGAGTACTTCATACAGGAGTTGACTTTGCGGGCTTGGGTGCACACAGAGGAGAGCAAACGGCGCACACTCCAGCGCAGCGACATAGCCCAAGCAATATCCATTTGTGATCAATTTGACTTTCTCATCGACATCGTTCCGAGAGAGGATATCAAACCACCGACGACTTCGGTAAAGAAGGAGGCTGAAAAACACGCCAGTCAGCAGGCTGCAGCGACTGCGGTCAGTATGAATTCAACGAACAGTGTCCAGCAGACGCCAGCCCCTGAACAACCCATGCAGTATTACATACAACTCGGAGGTCAACCGCAACAGTTACAACAACAGCACCTTCAGACGTCGAACATAACACCGAACGGGTTGTTGGGGAACCAACAGATCCAGCAGTCGTTGCAAGGCATCAACATAGTCACTGCTCCTCAGAACATCCTGCTGACTGCTGGCAATCCAGGGCAGCAGCAGACGGCAACTACGATGGTGAATAGTTTGCAGAATCCACAACAGCAGATACAGTTGA
This window contains:
- the LOC129947831 gene encoding nuclear transcription factor Y subunit gamma; its protein translation is MEHSITVTPIKVEVPDSAVEPSVSSSSGERVRNSKLANLRKKIPTIETFWPTVLEEVRSIQQVDAKHQALPLARIKKIMKLDENTRMIAAEAPLLFAKACEYFIQELTLRAWVHTEESKRRTLQRSDIAQAISICDQFDFLIDIVPREDIKPPTTSVKKEAEKHASQQAAATAVSMNSTNSVQQTPAPEQPMQYYIQLGGQPQQLQQQHLQTSNITPNGLLGNQQIQQSLQGINIVTAPQNILLTAGNPGQQQTATTMVNSLQNPQQQIQLIQQVVTPNGEITNVPITITANQLNLLRMQMQGNQAANALQTQQVLIPTMSTQQQAQLVHIGGGNVATAANVIQNPGHQNIFLSTGHGNSIVSTDRNLGSTFRPNC